TGCCGCTTGTAACGCAGCCTGCGAGACCAACTCTGAGTTTCAGTGGCCGAGCGTCAGCAGTCGGTGTAGCGTCATGATCAGCAGTCGTGGTTCCGAAGTCCCGTTCGTCCGTGATCGCAGTCACGGGCGTTTTTGCTGTTCAACGCCTCTCCGGACCAGGGCGATCACCTCCGGACCCCGCACGGTGCGGGGCCCGATACGAGTCCCTTGAAGGAGACAGAAACATGGCTACAGGCACTGTGAAGTGGTTCAACGCCGAGAAGGGCTTCGGCTTCATCGAGCAGGACGGCGGCGGCCCTGACGTCTTCGCCCACTACTCGAACATCGCCGGCTCGGGCTTCCGTGAGCTCCAGGAAGGCCAGAAGGTGAGCTTCGACATCGCGCAGGGCCAGAAGGGCCCGCAGGCGGAGAACATCA
The genomic region above belongs to Streptomyces sp. CG1 and contains:
- a CDS encoding cold-shock protein — its product is MATGTVKWFNAEKGFGFIEQDGGGPDVFAHYSNIAGSGFRELQEGQKVSFDIAQGQKGPQAENITPA